A genome region from Microplitis demolitor isolate Queensland-Clemson2020A chromosome 1, iyMicDemo2.1a, whole genome shotgun sequence includes the following:
- the LOC103577792 gene encoding 60S ribosomal export protein NMD3 — MEYMTNIEDQQGSSTKVLCCRCGTLIESNPSNMCAACLRTEVDITEGIPRQATLYFCRGCERYLQPPSEWVHAPLESRELLEICLKKLKGLSRVKLIDAGFVWTEPHSKRVRVKLTVHAEVHSGTVLQQVFIVEFIINHQMCTQCHRVEAQDYWRASVQVRQKAINKKTFYYLEQLILKHKAHEETLGIKPIHEGLDFFYAHENSARKLVDFLQSVLPCRYQHSKKLLSHDIHSNIYNYKFSFSVEIVPISKDSVVCLPKKLTHRLGGISPIALVYKTTNSLHLIDVSSGQVAEVNATTYWRESFNSICNPKQLTEYIVMRIEPLKSSEIKFFPGQGSISNKHVIAEVELVRASELGLTENYIYARTHLGHLLKEGDSALGYALADSNINDANFEKLSANEIPDVILVKKFYGHDKLARRRARVWKLKHLAEGSMATDNEEYNEFLEELEENPETRQNVNIYKDSRKVIPVDSNDLALDPSIPQITLEEMMDDLVIVEDSDMTECYE; from the exons atggAGTACATGACAAATATAGAGGACCAACAGGGATCATCAACTAAAGT attatgtTGCCGTTGCGGAACTCTGATCGAGTCAAATCCTTCGAACATGTGCGCAGCTTGTTTGCGTACAGAAGTTGACATCACTGAAGGAATTCCTAGACAAGCAACACTTTACTTTTGTCGAGGCTGCGAAAG atatcTTCAGCCACCCAGTGAGTGGGTTCATGCACCCCTGGAATCCCGAGAGTTATTAGAAATATGTCTAAAAAAACTGAAAGGACTCAGCAGAGTGAAGCTGATAGATGCTGGTTTTGTCTGGACAGAACCGCATTCAAAGCGTGTGCGAGTTAAACTGACAGTTCACGCAGAAGTTCACAGCGGAACTGTTCTTCAGCAAGTTTTTATTGTTGAATTCATCATCAACCATCAAATGTGCACCCAATGTCATCGTGTTGAAGCTCAAGATTATTGGCGCGCATCt GTGCAAGTGAGGCAAAaagcgataaataaaaaaacattttattatttggagCAGTTAATTCTAAAGCACAAAGCTCACGAAGAAACTCTAGGAATCAAACCAATTCAtg AGGggcttgattttttttacgccCATGAAAATAGTGCAAGAAAATTAGTTGACTTTCTTCAATCAGTTTTGCCCTGTCGTTATCAACActcgaaaaaattactgtcCCACGACATTCacagtaatatttacaattacaaattttcattcag TGTTGAAATAGTACCGATTTCAAAGGACAGTGTCGTGTGTCTTCCAAAAAAACTTACGCATCGATTAGGCGGAATAAGTCCCATCGCTCTTGTATACAAAACTACAAACTCATTACATCTCATAGATGTGTCTTCGGGCCagg TTGCCGAAGTAAATGCAACAACATACTGGAGAGAAAGTTTTAACAGCATTTGCAATCCGAAACAATTAACTGAGTACATAGTGATGCGCATTGAACCCCTCAAATcctctgaaataaaatttttcccgggTCAGGGTTCTATTTCTAATAag CATGTGATTGCTGAAGTCGAGTTGGTGAGAGCTTCAGAACTTGGTCTTACTGAAAATTACATCTACGCGCGCACTCATTTGGGTCATCTGTTGAAAGAAGGAGATTCTGCTCTGGG atatGCTCTCGCTGATAGTAACATCAATGACgcaaactttgaaaaattatctgcAAATGAAATCCCTGATGTCATTCTCGTGAAAAAGTTCTACGGGCATGATAAGCTCGCAAGACGACGAGCAAGAGTTTGGAAACTTAAACATTTAGCTGAAGGCAGCATGGCTACTGATAATGa AGAATACAATGAGTTCTTGGAAGAGTTGGAAGAAAATCCGGAAACACGTCAAAATGTAAACATCTACAAAGATTCCCGTAAGGTGATTCCGGTTGACTCCAATGATCTAGCACTAGATCCAAGTATCCCTCAAATTACTCTGGAAGAAATGATGGACGATCTTGTTATTGTTGAAGATTCCGACATGACCGAATgctatgaataa
- the LOC103577754 gene encoding anoctamin-1 isoform X3: MYTNDNKMPEQEDIGIMINGDDDDDSMLSQKQTPTNGFNFLQLPQLPLNQIGYPQAQAWIQHRKATLRPWSLFLNTNNFRAPPSISRFSKRVMKNIEYFQSNYFFVFIGLVVYCLITSPLLLLAVAASLGTCYKVSQRHARQELMIVNHKLTLAQVYMLVGICSLPLFYLVGAGAILFWVLGVSWCLITFHAALYNIDSVLCPGEDELNSLVMQEFGPEDETLNLYFTDGIRSIDFVIVWDEHDEEAMSLRCTEFRKIFEENLELEGLQLEYESPEPSGLRFIKIHAPQEVLRRYAEILKLRLPMKELITGPSTSSLRSNTIMREVNSWITNFMKHYYVDTTIFPKIKHRFTAVYSRDKEYLFDYDIPEFFTPATHSRIVQFILDRTKFTKNKQDDFAFGIDRLISEHAYVAAYPLHDGNLHTPASMRYLLYTHWASLRKCFHYQPLDYIKEYFGVKIGLYFAWLGFYTHMLVPASIVGLICFIYGCLTLYTNQPSEDICNGNKSIYMCPLCDHICGYWDLKETCLHGRLTYLFDNPSTVFFSIFMSLWATLFLELWKKYSAEITHRWDLTGIDAQEEHPRPQYLARLAHIKKKAINVITNAAEPKVPFWSMRLPATILSFSVVLLLITVAMAAVMGVILYRMSLLTTLSVYGHSAITSNAILFTTATAACLNLCCIFLFNWIYIWLAEYLTELELLRTQTEFDDSLTLKIYLLQFVNYYASIFYIAFFKGKFIGHPRTYNRFFRYRQEECGPGGCLTELCIQLSIIMIGKQFMNSLLEMLFPLYYKWINTWKVHIKSTESVKKNDKFILRKHLPWLRDFKLVEWGPRSLFPEYLEMVLQYGFITIFVAAFPLAPFFALINNIFEMRLDAKKLLIMYRRPVGQRVRDIGIWYRILDSISKLSVITNAFIIAFTSNFIPKLVYQLKISDNYSLEGFLEYSLSKFNTSDFLSEHRPLINTYQEDIEICRYPDFRESPTSPNKYNFTNIYWYILAARLAFVVVFENAVALVMIFVRWCIPDISPKLADKIRREIYITNEIIIQHEAQRACSRSSAADEPEVVRRRAYTYENSDRWNRVMRDSLTMAEFDLEVHGAPSSPVRTGPAAL, encoded by the exons TCGGAAAGCAACTCTCAGACCGTGGAGTTTGTTTTTGAATACAAATAACTTCCGCGCTCCTCCGAGTATCAGTAGATTTAGCAAGAGAGTCATGAAGAATATTGAGTACTTCCAAAGTAATTACTTCTTTGTTTTCATTGGATTAGTAGTTTACTGTCT AATCACGTCTCCACTCCTACTACTCGCTGTCGCAGCTTCCCTGGGTACTTGTTACAAAGTATCTCAAAGACACGCACGCCAGGAGCTCATGATTGTCAATCACAAATTAACTCTAGCTCAAGTTTACATGCTAGTTGGAATTTGTTCACTGCCGCTGTTTTATTTAGTTGGAGCTGGTGCCATTCTGTTTTGGGTTCtcg GTGTTTCTTGGTGTTTAATCACCTTCCACGCGGCGTTGTACAACATTGACTCTGTTTTGTGTCCCGGGGAAGACGAACTTAATTCCTTAGTTATGCAGGAA tTTGGACCCGAAGACGAgacgttaaatttatattttactgatgGAATTCGATCTATTGATTTTGTTATTGTATGGGATGAGCATGACGAGGAGGCCATGTCATTACGGTGTACAGAGTTTAGGAAG atttttgaagaaaacttagaattagAGGGTCTGCAGTTGGAGTATGAATCGCCAGAGCCGAGCGGTTTAAGATTTATTAAGATTCACGCTCCCCAGGAGGTCCTGAGACGTTATGCGGAAATACTTAAGCTGAGATTACCAATGAAAGAGTTAATAACCGGTCCGTCGACATCATCTCTACGAAGCAATACGATAATGCGTGAAGTCAACAGCTGGATAACTAATTTTATGAAGCATTATTACGTAGACACGACTATTTTTCCTAAAATAAAGCATCGTTTTACTGCCGTATACAGTCGTgataaagaatatttatttgattatgaTATCCCGGAGTTTTTCACACCTGCCACGCACTCGAGGATCGTACAATTTATTCTAGATCGTACTAAATTTACAAAGAACAAACAGGACGATTTTGCATTTGGGATTGACAGGCTTATTTCTGAGCATGCCTACGTAGCGGCATATCCACTTCACGAT GGCAATTTACACACGCCAGCATCTATGAGATATTTGTTATACACTCACTGGGCAAGTCTGAGAAAATGTTTTCATTATCAGCCTCTGGACTACATAAAAGAATATTTTGGAGTTAAAATAGGATTGTACTTTGCTTGGCTTGGGTTTTACACTCACATGCTGGTACCAGCAAGTATAGTTGGTCTCATTTGTTTCATTTACGGATGCTTGACCCTTTACACAAATCAACCAAGCGAAGATATTTGTAATggtaataaatcaatttacaTGTGTCCACTCTGTGATCACATTTGCGGTTACTGGGATCTGAAAGAAACTTGCCTACATGGCAGACTAACATATCTATTTGACAATCCGtctactgtttttttttcaatctttaTGTCTCTATGGGCAACATTATTTCTTGAGCTGTGGAAAAAATACTCAGCCGAAATAACCCACAGGTGGGATCTGACGGGTATAGATGCTCAAGAGGAACATCCGCGACCTCAATACTTAGCAAGACTGGctcacattaaaaaaaaagctatcaATGTGATAACAAATGCAGCGGAGCCCAAAGTTCCATTCTGGAGCATGAGACTTCCAGCAACGATTTTAAGTTTCTCTGTTGTTTTATTACTGATCACAGTAGCGATGGCTGCTGTGATGGGAGTTATTTTATACAGAATGTCTTTATTAACAACTCTGAGTGTTTACGGACACTCAGCGATCACAAGTAACGCAATTTTATTCACAACTGCCACTGCAGCGTGTCTCAATTTATGCTGCATCTTTTTATTCAACTGGATCTACATTTGGCTGGCTGAGTATCTCACAGAACTAGAGCTTCTTCGTACCCAAACGGAGTTCGATGATAgtttgacattaaaaatttacctttTACAATTTGTCAATTACTACGCATCGATATTCTACATTGCATTTTTTAAGGGTAAATTTATTGGACACCCTCGTACTTACAATAGATTTTTTCGGTATCGGCAGGAAGAATGTGGTCCCGGTGGCTGTTTAACTGAACTCTGTATTCAATTGAGTATTATTATGATTGGCAAACAATTTATGAACTCATTGTTGGAAATGTTATTTCCGTTGTATTACAAATGGATTAACACCTGGAAAGTTCATATCAAGTCTACTGAAAgtgttaagaaaaatgataaatttattttgagaaaaCACTTGCCTTGGCTCAGAGATTTCAAACTTGTAGAATGGGGACCCAGGAGTTTATTTCCTGAATATTTAGAAATGG TTCTACAGTATGGATTCATCACAATATTTGTAGCAGCATTTCCTCTGGCACCTTTCTTTGCACtgataaacaatatttttgaaatgagACTAGACGCGAAGAAACTGCTAATCATGTACAGAAGACCTGTAGGCCAGCGCGTTAGAGATATTGGCATTTGGTATAGAATTTTAGATTCAATTTCAAAGTTGTCAGTAATTACAAAT gCCTTCATTATAGCATTCACGTCAAATTTTATTCCTAAACTAGTTTACCAGTTGaaaatttctgataattaCTCATTGGAAGGTTTTTTGGAGTACtctttatcaaaatttaacacGTCTGATTTTTTAAGTGAACATAGACCATTAATCAATACGTATCAGGAGGACATTGAAATATGTCGTTACCCAGATTTCCGTGAATCACCAACTTCtcccaataaatataattttacaaatatttactgGTATATTCTTGCGGCGAGACTTGCATTTGTCGTAGTTTTtgag AATGCTGTTGCTCTTGTAATGATTTTTGTACGCTGGTGTATCCCGGACATAAGTCCTAAACTTGCGGACAAAATTCGCCGGGAAATATACATcactaatgaaataattattcagcATGAAGCACAACGGGCATGCTCAAGGTCGTCTGCTGCAGACGAACCTGAAGTAGTACGAAGACGAGCGTACACTTATGAAAATTCGGATAGATGGAACCGGGTCATGAGAGATTCTCTTACCATGGCTGAGTTTGATCTAGAAGTCCATGGAGCTCCATCTTCACCAGTCAGAACGGGTCCAGCTGCTCTCTGA
- the LOC103577754 gene encoding anoctamin-1 isoform X2: MSLRCTEFRKIFEENLELEGLQLEYESPEPSGLRFIKIHAPQEVLRRYAEILKLRLPMKELITGPSTSSLRSNTIMREVNSWITNFMKHYYVDTTIFPKIKHRFTAVYSRDKEYLFDYDIPEFFTPATHSRIVQFILDRTKFTKNKQDDFAFGIDRLISEHAYVAAYPLHDGNLHTPASMRYLLYTHWASLRKCFHYQPLDYIKEYFGVKIGLYFAWLGFYTHMLVPASIVGLICFIYGCLTLYTNQPSEDICNGNKSIYMCPLCDHICGYWDLKETCLHGRLTYLFDNPSTVFFSIFMSLWATLFLELWKKYSAEITHRWDLTGIDAQEEHPRPQYLARLAHIKKKAINVITNAAEPKVPFWSMRLPATILSFSVVLLLITVAMAAVMGVILYRMSLLTTLSVYGHSAITSNAILFTTATAACLNLCCIFLFNWIYIWLAEYLTELELLRTQTEFDDSLTLKIYLLQFVNYYASIFYIAFFKGKFIGHPRTYNRFFRYRQEECGPGGCLTELCIQLSIIMIGKQFMNSLLEMLFPLYYKWINTWKVHIKSTESVKKNDKFILRKHLPWLRDFKLVEWGPRSLFPEYLEMVLQYGFITIFVAAFPLAPFFALINNIFEMRLDAKKLLIMYRRPVGQRVRDIGIWYRILDSISKLSVITNAFIIAFTSNFIPKLVYQLKISDNYSLEGFLEYSLSKFNTSDFLSEHRPLINTYQEDIEICRYPDFRESPTSPNKYNFTNIYWYILAARLAFVVVFENAVALVMIFVRWCIPDISPKLADKIRREIYITNEIIIQHEAQRACSRSSAADEPEVVRRRAYTYENSDRWNRVMRDSLTMAEFDLEVHGAPSSPVRTGPAAL; the protein is encoded by the exons ATGTCATTACGGTGTACAGAGTTTAGGAAG atttttgaagaaaacttagaattagAGGGTCTGCAGTTGGAGTATGAATCGCCAGAGCCGAGCGGTTTAAGATTTATTAAGATTCACGCTCCCCAGGAGGTCCTGAGACGTTATGCGGAAATACTTAAGCTGAGATTACCAATGAAAGAGTTAATAACCGGTCCGTCGACATCATCTCTACGAAGCAATACGATAATGCGTGAAGTCAACAGCTGGATAACTAATTTTATGAAGCATTATTACGTAGACACGACTATTTTTCCTAAAATAAAGCATCGTTTTACTGCCGTATACAGTCGTgataaagaatatttatttgattatgaTATCCCGGAGTTTTTCACACCTGCCACGCACTCGAGGATCGTACAATTTATTCTAGATCGTACTAAATTTACAAAGAACAAACAGGACGATTTTGCATTTGGGATTGACAGGCTTATTTCTGAGCATGCCTACGTAGCGGCATATCCACTTCACGAT GGCAATTTACACACGCCAGCATCTATGAGATATTTGTTATACACTCACTGGGCAAGTCTGAGAAAATGTTTTCATTATCAGCCTCTGGACTACATAAAAGAATATTTTGGAGTTAAAATAGGATTGTACTTTGCTTGGCTTGGGTTTTACACTCACATGCTGGTACCAGCAAGTATAGTTGGTCTCATTTGTTTCATTTACGGATGCTTGACCCTTTACACAAATCAACCAAGCGAAGATATTTGTAATggtaataaatcaatttacaTGTGTCCACTCTGTGATCACATTTGCGGTTACTGGGATCTGAAAGAAACTTGCCTACATGGCAGACTAACATATCTATTTGACAATCCGtctactgtttttttttcaatctttaTGTCTCTATGGGCAACATTATTTCTTGAGCTGTGGAAAAAATACTCAGCCGAAATAACCCACAGGTGGGATCTGACGGGTATAGATGCTCAAGAGGAACATCCGCGACCTCAATACTTAGCAAGACTGGctcacattaaaaaaaaagctatcaATGTGATAACAAATGCAGCGGAGCCCAAAGTTCCATTCTGGAGCATGAGACTTCCAGCAACGATTTTAAGTTTCTCTGTTGTTTTATTACTGATCACAGTAGCGATGGCTGCTGTGATGGGAGTTATTTTATACAGAATGTCTTTATTAACAACTCTGAGTGTTTACGGACACTCAGCGATCACAAGTAACGCAATTTTATTCACAACTGCCACTGCAGCGTGTCTCAATTTATGCTGCATCTTTTTATTCAACTGGATCTACATTTGGCTGGCTGAGTATCTCACAGAACTAGAGCTTCTTCGTACCCAAACGGAGTTCGATGATAgtttgacattaaaaatttacctttTACAATTTGTCAATTACTACGCATCGATATTCTACATTGCATTTTTTAAGGGTAAATTTATTGGACACCCTCGTACTTACAATAGATTTTTTCGGTATCGGCAGGAAGAATGTGGTCCCGGTGGCTGTTTAACTGAACTCTGTATTCAATTGAGTATTATTATGATTGGCAAACAATTTATGAACTCATTGTTGGAAATGTTATTTCCGTTGTATTACAAATGGATTAACACCTGGAAAGTTCATATCAAGTCTACTGAAAgtgttaagaaaaatgataaatttattttgagaaaaCACTTGCCTTGGCTCAGAGATTTCAAACTTGTAGAATGGGGACCCAGGAGTTTATTTCCTGAATATTTAGAAATGG TTCTACAGTATGGATTCATCACAATATTTGTAGCAGCATTTCCTCTGGCACCTTTCTTTGCACtgataaacaatatttttgaaatgagACTAGACGCGAAGAAACTGCTAATCATGTACAGAAGACCTGTAGGCCAGCGCGTTAGAGATATTGGCATTTGGTATAGAATTTTAGATTCAATTTCAAAGTTGTCAGTAATTACAAAT gCCTTCATTATAGCATTCACGTCAAATTTTATTCCTAAACTAGTTTACCAGTTGaaaatttctgataattaCTCATTGGAAGGTTTTTTGGAGTACtctttatcaaaatttaacacGTCTGATTTTTTAAGTGAACATAGACCATTAATCAATACGTATCAGGAGGACATTGAAATATGTCGTTACCCAGATTTCCGTGAATCACCAACTTCtcccaataaatataattttacaaatatttactgGTATATTCTTGCGGCGAGACTTGCATTTGTCGTAGTTTTtgag AATGCTGTTGCTCTTGTAATGATTTTTGTACGCTGGTGTATCCCGGACATAAGTCCTAAACTTGCGGACAAAATTCGCCGGGAAATATACATcactaatgaaataattattcagcATGAAGCACAACGGGCATGCTCAAGGTCGTCTGCTGCAGACGAACCTGAAGTAGTACGAAGACGAGCGTACACTTATGAAAATTCGGATAGATGGAACCGGGTCATGAGAGATTCTCTTACCATGGCTGAGTTTGATCTAGAAGTCCATGGAGCTCCATCTTCACCAGTCAGAACGGGTCCAGCTGCTCTCTGA
- the LOC103577754 gene encoding anoctamin-1 isoform X1, which yields MEEDDSDKTEIVGRQSHSTSPSIYRSTSNLNKGSQQTIYYSVRNTMYEDALSEIDNGNEENVNCMTTDDESCTGRGTEETIIDGSCQDFGPEDETLNLYFTDGIRSIDFVIVWDEHDEEAMSLRCTEFRKIFEENLELEGLQLEYESPEPSGLRFIKIHAPQEVLRRYAEILKLRLPMKELITGPSTSSLRSNTIMREVNSWITNFMKHYYVDTTIFPKIKHRFTAVYSRDKEYLFDYDIPEFFTPATHSRIVQFILDRTKFTKNKQDDFAFGIDRLISEHAYVAAYPLHDGNLHTPASMRYLLYTHWASLRKCFHYQPLDYIKEYFGVKIGLYFAWLGFYTHMLVPASIVGLICFIYGCLTLYTNQPSEDICNGNKSIYMCPLCDHICGYWDLKETCLHGRLTYLFDNPSTVFFSIFMSLWATLFLELWKKYSAEITHRWDLTGIDAQEEHPRPQYLARLAHIKKKAINVITNAAEPKVPFWSMRLPATILSFSVVLLLITVAMAAVMGVILYRMSLLTTLSVYGHSAITSNAILFTTATAACLNLCCIFLFNWIYIWLAEYLTELELLRTQTEFDDSLTLKIYLLQFVNYYASIFYIAFFKGKFIGHPRTYNRFFRYRQEECGPGGCLTELCIQLSIIMIGKQFMNSLLEMLFPLYYKWINTWKVHIKSTESVKKNDKFILRKHLPWLRDFKLVEWGPRSLFPEYLEMVLQYGFITIFVAAFPLAPFFALINNIFEMRLDAKKLLIMYRRPVGQRVRDIGIWYRILDSISKLSVITNAFIIAFTSNFIPKLVYQLKISDNYSLEGFLEYSLSKFNTSDFLSEHRPLINTYQEDIEICRYPDFRESPTSPNKYNFTNIYWYILAARLAFVVVFENAVALVMIFVRWCIPDISPKLADKIRREIYITNEIIIQHEAQRACSRSSAADEPEVVRRRAYTYENSDRWNRVMRDSLTMAEFDLEVHGAPSSPVRTGPAAL from the exons atggaaGAAGACGATAGTGATAAGACGGAAATAGTGGGTAGGCAAAGTCACAGTACCTCACCCAGCATCTATCGATCCACAAGTAATCTCAATAAGGGATCTCAGCAAACTATTTATTACAGTGTTAGAAATACTATGTACGAAGATGCGTTGAGTGAAATAGATAATGGGAATGAAGAAAACGTAAATTGTATGACTACGGATGATGAATCTTGTACTGGAAGAGGAACTGAAGAAACAATAATTGATGGAAGTTGTCAAGAT tTTGGACCCGAAGACGAgacgttaaatttatattttactgatgGAATTCGATCTATTGATTTTGTTATTGTATGGGATGAGCATGACGAGGAGGCCATGTCATTACGGTGTACAGAGTTTAGGAAG atttttgaagaaaacttagaattagAGGGTCTGCAGTTGGAGTATGAATCGCCAGAGCCGAGCGGTTTAAGATTTATTAAGATTCACGCTCCCCAGGAGGTCCTGAGACGTTATGCGGAAATACTTAAGCTGAGATTACCAATGAAAGAGTTAATAACCGGTCCGTCGACATCATCTCTACGAAGCAATACGATAATGCGTGAAGTCAACAGCTGGATAACTAATTTTATGAAGCATTATTACGTAGACACGACTATTTTTCCTAAAATAAAGCATCGTTTTACTGCCGTATACAGTCGTgataaagaatatttatttgattatgaTATCCCGGAGTTTTTCACACCTGCCACGCACTCGAGGATCGTACAATTTATTCTAGATCGTACTAAATTTACAAAGAACAAACAGGACGATTTTGCATTTGGGATTGACAGGCTTATTTCTGAGCATGCCTACGTAGCGGCATATCCACTTCACGAT GGCAATTTACACACGCCAGCATCTATGAGATATTTGTTATACACTCACTGGGCAAGTCTGAGAAAATGTTTTCATTATCAGCCTCTGGACTACATAAAAGAATATTTTGGAGTTAAAATAGGATTGTACTTTGCTTGGCTTGGGTTTTACACTCACATGCTGGTACCAGCAAGTATAGTTGGTCTCATTTGTTTCATTTACGGATGCTTGACCCTTTACACAAATCAACCAAGCGAAGATATTTGTAATggtaataaatcaatttacaTGTGTCCACTCTGTGATCACATTTGCGGTTACTGGGATCTGAAAGAAACTTGCCTACATGGCAGACTAACATATCTATTTGACAATCCGtctactgtttttttttcaatctttaTGTCTCTATGGGCAACATTATTTCTTGAGCTGTGGAAAAAATACTCAGCCGAAATAACCCACAGGTGGGATCTGACGGGTATAGATGCTCAAGAGGAACATCCGCGACCTCAATACTTAGCAAGACTGGctcacattaaaaaaaaagctatcaATGTGATAACAAATGCAGCGGAGCCCAAAGTTCCATTCTGGAGCATGAGACTTCCAGCAACGATTTTAAGTTTCTCTGTTGTTTTATTACTGATCACAGTAGCGATGGCTGCTGTGATGGGAGTTATTTTATACAGAATGTCTTTATTAACAACTCTGAGTGTTTACGGACACTCAGCGATCACAAGTAACGCAATTTTATTCACAACTGCCACTGCAGCGTGTCTCAATTTATGCTGCATCTTTTTATTCAACTGGATCTACATTTGGCTGGCTGAGTATCTCACAGAACTAGAGCTTCTTCGTACCCAAACGGAGTTCGATGATAgtttgacattaaaaatttacctttTACAATTTGTCAATTACTACGCATCGATATTCTACATTGCATTTTTTAAGGGTAAATTTATTGGACACCCTCGTACTTACAATAGATTTTTTCGGTATCGGCAGGAAGAATGTGGTCCCGGTGGCTGTTTAACTGAACTCTGTATTCAATTGAGTATTATTATGATTGGCAAACAATTTATGAACTCATTGTTGGAAATGTTATTTCCGTTGTATTACAAATGGATTAACACCTGGAAAGTTCATATCAAGTCTACTGAAAgtgttaagaaaaatgataaatttattttgagaaaaCACTTGCCTTGGCTCAGAGATTTCAAACTTGTAGAATGGGGACCCAGGAGTTTATTTCCTGAATATTTAGAAATGG TTCTACAGTATGGATTCATCACAATATTTGTAGCAGCATTTCCTCTGGCACCTTTCTTTGCACtgataaacaatatttttgaaatgagACTAGACGCGAAGAAACTGCTAATCATGTACAGAAGACCTGTAGGCCAGCGCGTTAGAGATATTGGCATTTGGTATAGAATTTTAGATTCAATTTCAAAGTTGTCAGTAATTACAAAT gCCTTCATTATAGCATTCACGTCAAATTTTATTCCTAAACTAGTTTACCAGTTGaaaatttctgataattaCTCATTGGAAGGTTTTTTGGAGTACtctttatcaaaatttaacacGTCTGATTTTTTAAGTGAACATAGACCATTAATCAATACGTATCAGGAGGACATTGAAATATGTCGTTACCCAGATTTCCGTGAATCACCAACTTCtcccaataaatataattttacaaatatttactgGTATATTCTTGCGGCGAGACTTGCATTTGTCGTAGTTTTtgag AATGCTGTTGCTCTTGTAATGATTTTTGTACGCTGGTGTATCCCGGACATAAGTCCTAAACTTGCGGACAAAATTCGCCGGGAAATATACATcactaatgaaataattattcagcATGAAGCACAACGGGCATGCTCAAGGTCGTCTGCTGCAGACGAACCTGAAGTAGTACGAAGACGAGCGTACACTTATGAAAATTCGGATAGATGGAACCGGGTCATGAGAGATTCTCTTACCATGGCTGAGTTTGATCTAGAAGTCCATGGAGCTCCATCTTCACCAGTCAGAACGGGTCCAGCTGCTCTCTGA